In one Nicotiana sylvestris chromosome 8, ASM39365v2, whole genome shotgun sequence genomic region, the following are encoded:
- the LOC138874638 gene encoding secreted RxLR effector protein 161-like has translation MSSAKSIGTQLSPSTSLDKDKKENPADEMKYRGMIGSLLYLTASRPDIMFGVCKCARFESTPKESHPTTIKRIIRYLIGIVSYGLWYPRSNNFNLECFSDDDLTGDKEDMKTTNGTCQLLGKALISWNSKKQGSVVLSITEAGYIAIGQYCTQLLWISHRLGDYELSFKHIQIFCDNFGDICLSKNHVHHSRAKNMDIKHHFIRDRIIRGDIELSFVSTIDQLAHIFIKPLLEDKFCTLR, from the coding sequence ATGAGCAGTGCTAAATCAATTGGTACACAATTGAGCCCATCAACAAGCCTTGACAAAGACAAAAAGGAAAATCCAGCTGATGAAATGAaatatcgtggaatgattggctCCTTACTTTATCTAACTGCTAGTCGACCAGATATTATGTTCGGTGTGTGTAAATGTGCCAGGTTTGAGTCAACTCCTAAGGAATCTCACCCGACAACAATAAAGAGGATAATACGTTATCTCATCGGAATCGTTTCATATGGACTATGGTACCCACGATCTAACAATTTTAACCTTGAATgtttttcagatgatgatcttaCGGGTGATAAGGAAGACATGAAAACCACCAATGGAACATGTCAATTACTGGGAAAGGCATTAATATCTTGGAACAGTAAGAAACAAGGCTCAGTTGTATTATCCATAACTGAGGCAGGGTACATTGCCATTGGACAGTATTGTACACAATTACTGTGGATATCTCATCGACTGGGTGACTATGAATTATCTTTTAAACATATTCAAATATTCTGCGATAATTTTGGTGATATATGCCTCTCAAAGAATCATGTGCATCATTCTAGGGCTAAGAATATGGATATTAAGCATCATTTCATCAGAGATCGTATCATTAGGGGAGATATAGAATTATCATTTGTTAGCACTATTGATCAACTAGCACACATTTTTATTAAGCCCTTGCTTGAGGACAAATTCTGCACTTTAAGATAA
- the LOC104220747 gene encoding large ribosomal subunit protein uL2: MGRVIRAQRKGAGSVFKSHTHHRKGPARFRTLDFGERNGYLKGVITEVIHDPGRGAPLARVTFRHPFRYKHQKELFVAAEGMYTGQFVYCGKKATLMVGNVLPLRSIPEGAVVCNVEHKVGDRGVFARCSGDYAIVISHNPDNGTTRVKLPSGAKKIVPSGCRAMIGQVAGGGRTEKPMLKAGNAYHKYRVKRNCWPKVRGVAMNPVEHPHGGGNHQHIGHASTVRRDAPPGQKVGLIAARRTGRLRGQAAATAAKADKA; encoded by the exons ATGGGTCGTGTAATCAGAGCACAACGTAAGGGAGCAGGATCCGTTTTCAAATCCCACACTCACCACCGTAAAGGCCCGGCCCGATTCCGTACCCTCGATTTCGGCGAACGTAATGGTTACCTAAAGGGAGTAATCACAGAAGTGATTCACGATCCCGGTAGAGGAGCACCACTCGCGCGCGTGACATTCCGTCACCCGTTCCGTTACAAGCACCAAAAAGAGTTGTTCGTTGCTGCTGAAGGGATGTACACTGGTCAGTTCGTTTACTGTGGTAAAAAAGCTACTCTTATGGTTGGTAATGTGTTGCCGCTCAGATCTATACCAGAAGGAGCTGTTGTATGTAACGTGGAGCATAAAGTAGGAGATCGTGGTGTTTTTGCTAGATGCTCTGGTGATTATGCCATTGTTATCAGTCACAACCCTGATAATGGTACCACTAG GGTTAAGCTTCCATCAGGAGCCAAAAAGATTGTGCCCAGTGGATGTCGTGCAATGATTGGTCAAGTTGCTGGAGGAGGACGTACTGAGAAACCAATGCTCAAAGCCGGTAATGCTTACCACAAGTATCGGGTGAAGAGGAACTGCTGGCCTAAGGTCCGTGGTGTTGCTATGAATCCTGTGGAGCATCCTCATGGTGGTGGTAACCATCAACATATCGGTCATGCCAGCACAGTCCGTCGTGATGCACCTCCTGGGCAAAAGGTCGGTCTTATTGCTGCAAGGAGGACTGGTCGTCTCCGTGGTCAAGCTGCTGCCACTGCTGCCAAGGCTGACAAGGCTTAA